In Mustelus asterias unplaced genomic scaffold, sMusAst1.hap1.1 HAP1_SCAFFOLD_192, whole genome shotgun sequence, a single genomic region encodes these proteins:
- the LOC144485360 gene encoding uncharacterized protein LOC144485360 produces the protein MLCVRTRLQLIINLERHDDTDTTEKPWICGDCGKAFTCPSKLETHRRTHTGERLFTCSICGKDFTQSSNLALHQRVHTGESPFSCSVCGKRFIQSYNLALHQRVHTGERPVTCSDCGKGFTRSSHLLTHQLIHTRERPFKCSDCEKCYKSSSELMSHQRVHTDERPFRCSHCEAGFRQSCSLIVHQRVHTGERPFTCSECGKGFTQSFNLLRHQRVHTGERPFTCSECGQGFTRSSSLLRHQ, from the coding sequence ATGTTGTGTGtgcggacgaggcttcaactgatcatcaaccTGGAGAGACATGATGACACCGACACCACGGAGAAACCGTggatatgtggggactgtgggaaagcattcacttgtccatccaaactggaaacacatcgacgcacccacactggggagagactcttcacctgctccatatgtgggaaggatttcactcagtcatccaacctagcatTACATCAGcgtgttcatactggggagagtccgttcagctgctctgtgtgtgggaaaaggTTCATTCAGTCATACAATTTGgcattacaccagcgagttcacactggggagaggccagtcacctgctccgactgtgggaagggattcactcggtcatcccacctattGACACACCAGCTTATTCACACtcgggagagaccttttaaatgctctgactgtgagaagtgctataaaagttctagtgaactgatgtcccatcaacgtgttcacactgacgagagaccattcaggtgctctcactgtgaggcTGGGTTCAGGCAATCATGTAGCCTCATTgtccatcagcgagttcacactggggagaggccattcacctgctccgaatgtgggaagggattcactcagtccttcaacctgctgagacaccagcgagttcacaccggggagaggccgttcacctgctctgaatgtgggcaGGGGTTCACTCGgtcctccagcctgctgagacaccagtga